Proteins from a genomic interval of Pseudoalteromonas sp. MEBiC 03607:
- a CDS encoding ATP-binding protein: MTKALLQTKKKLKMNASIVIALVILLTFTSLFSYKNVDSQWHDYSETAANVYVLHDKLIQKLGYGGFIHHFKNLVLRKNTELYLPKIKNELAAIKDLLSKLSAIEEYDQTALTDVTKTVSEYEAKLNIAIKMIAEGATSEQIDLVAKVDDAAALKALSEFETYISTILKDKSLAINNNFQLAYIVHILTIILLASILLVYFRKLSNSYKQQIELTERALEGTRIKSEFLANMSHEIRTPLNGIMGLLQILQPNIQKPNNIEVVAKALFSCRSLLTIINDILDFSKMEANELSVERIDFSLSRVVESINSDFLPVCNEKSIYLKIEVSDDIEDLWIGDPVRIRQILLNLVSNAVKFTEQGGVKVIVKKAAQREGIELDVIDTGIGMSKEGLSHLFNRFQQADNSITRRFGGTGLGMSITVNLINRMGGSIDVKSELGKGTRFTVYLPLKLSQKAHIDETITHIKVPDLTNQTVLIAEDNPLNTMIIKSMLGETNAELHFAQDGKQAIELFNKLNPRLVLMDIQMPNMGGIEACAHIRRVNEAVPIIALTANVMKENIIEYMNCGFNGHVGKPIEKHLLFNTINDVLEINQNEGLD; encoded by the coding sequence ATGACAAAAGCGCTGCTGCAAACTAAAAAAAAGTTAAAAATGAATGCATCTATCGTGATTGCATTAGTCATATTGCTTACTTTTACTTCTTTATTCTCTTATAAAAATGTCGACTCGCAATGGCATGATTATTCTGAAACAGCAGCAAATGTTTATGTCCTTCACGACAAGCTTATTCAAAAACTAGGTTATGGTGGTTTTATTCATCATTTTAAAAACTTGGTGCTAAGAAAAAACACTGAGCTTTACCTTCCCAAAATTAAAAATGAACTTGCCGCAATAAAAGACTTACTATCCAAACTCAGCGCAATAGAAGAATACGATCAAACAGCGCTTACTGACGTTACAAAAACAGTTAGTGAGTATGAAGCTAAACTCAACATTGCAATAAAAATGATTGCTGAAGGCGCTACAAGTGAGCAAATCGATTTAGTGGCTAAAGTGGATGATGCTGCGGCCTTAAAGGCTCTTTCAGAATTCGAAACATACATAAGTACGATACTGAAGGACAAAAGCCTTGCTATCAATAACAACTTTCAACTCGCTTACATCGTACACATTTTAACCATCATCTTGCTTGCCAGCATATTGCTTGTTTACTTTAGAAAGCTTTCAAACTCTTATAAACAACAGATTGAACTCACCGAGCGTGCTTTAGAAGGCACACGAATAAAATCAGAGTTTTTAGCTAACATGAGTCATGAAATCCGCACCCCTTTAAACGGTATTATGGGGCTATTACAAATCTTGCAGCCAAACATTCAAAAACCGAACAATATAGAAGTTGTTGCTAAGGCGCTGTTTTCTTGTCGATCACTACTTACCATCATCAACGATATTTTAGACTTTTCTAAAATGGAGGCGAACGAGCTATCAGTTGAACGAATAGACTTCTCTCTCTCGCGGGTCGTTGAGTCAATTAATTCTGATTTTTTGCCTGTCTGTAATGAAAAATCTATCTATTTAAAAATTGAAGTTAGTGATGATATAGAGGATTTATGGATTGGCGATCCGGTACGCATAAGGCAAATACTGTTAAACCTAGTATCTAATGCAGTTAAATTCACTGAACAAGGAGGTGTAAAAGTTATTGTCAAAAAAGCTGCTCAGCGCGAGGGAATAGAATTAGATGTTATCGACACGGGTATTGGCATGAGCAAAGAAGGACTGTCTCATCTTTTCAATCGATTTCAGCAAGCCGATAACAGCATTACCAGGCGCTTTGGAGGTACAGGTCTTGGCATGTCGATTACAGTTAATTTAATAAACCGCATGGGTGGTAGTATTGATGTAAAAAGTGAACTTGGTAAGGGCACCCGTTTTACAGTGTATTTACCACTTAAGCTATCTCAAAAAGCTCATATTGATGAAACAATTACTCACATTAAAGTACCTGACTTAACAAATCAGACGGTGTTAATAGCAGAGGATAACCCTTTAAACACCATGATTATTAAATCAATGCTAGGAGAAACCAATGCTGAACTACACTTCGCACAAGATGGTAAACAAGCTATAGAGTTATTTAATAAGCTCAATCCTAGGCTAGTACTTATGGACATACAAATGCCAAATATGGGGGGCATTGAAGCGTGTGCTCATATACGAAGAGTTAACGAAGCAGTTCCTATTATCGCTCTTACTGCCAATGTAATGAAAGAAAATATTATCGAGTATATGAACTGCGGCTTTAACGGTCACGTTGGTAAGCCTATTGAAAAACACCTGCTGTTTAACACGATTAATGATGTACTCGAAATTAACCAAAATGAAGGCTTAGATTAA
- a CDS encoding HDOD domain-containing protein: MINLDEQRLVSLERGFHIPPKPELLSQIADEMQKSDASLDKIALLISKDISLSALLLKTINSPVFGLQRTISDIRQAAMFLGLEQLNRLVTMALLKQNFNGNACISLERFWDESLEVANACVLLGNSYKSLMPVDELYSLGLFHNVGIAAMALKFTDYVEVLKQANLAKEHAITDLEQARYQCDHAVIGYFISVSWHLPKPLCHVILNHHNTHFLAQNNDEQQRMAYAILKCAESAVDYARHQQYSSEWFKIKEACFTELGIVEQDFADMVEDYVDNAMAS, encoded by the coding sequence ATGATCAACTTAGATGAACAACGCCTAGTTTCGCTCGAACGCGGTTTTCATATTCCACCTAAACCTGAATTATTGAGCCAAATTGCTGATGAAATGCAAAAGTCGGATGCAAGTTTAGATAAAATAGCCCTACTAATTTCAAAAGACATTAGCCTTTCGGCCTTATTGTTAAAAACTATAAACAGCCCGGTGTTTGGCTTGCAACGCACTATAAGTGATATACGCCAAGCCGCGATGTTTTTAGGCTTAGAGCAGCTTAATCGGTTGGTAACGATGGCCTTACTTAAGCAAAATTTTAATGGCAATGCCTGCATAAGCCTAGAGCGCTTCTGGGATGAGTCGCTTGAGGTTGCTAATGCTTGTGTGCTGCTCGGTAATAGTTATAAGTCATTAATGCCAGTAGATGAGCTTTATTCTTTAGGGCTTTTTCATAATGTGGGTATTGCCGCAATGGCATTAAAATTTACAGATTATGTCGAGGTACTTAAACAAGCAAATCTAGCTAAAGAGCATGCGATTACAGACCTTGAACAAGCACGCTACCAGTGTGACCACGCGGTGATTGGTTACTTTATCTCTGTTTCTTGGCATTTACCTAAGCCACTTTGTCACGTTATTTTAAACCATCATAACACGCACTTTTTAGCGCAAAATAATGATGAACAACAACGTATGGCCTATGCCATTTTAAAATGTGCAGAAAGTGCTGTGGATTATGCCCGTCACCAACAGTATTCAAGCGAATGGTTTAAAATCAAAGAGGCGTGTTTTACTGAGCTTGGTATTGTTGAGCAAGATTTTGCTGATATGGTCGAAGATTACGTCGACAATGCGATGGCAAGTTAA
- a CDS encoding TonB-dependent receptor, which yields MNKKFSTLTVCIKKALLPTLLLGTCAPAFAADQQDEKKKVTKEDIELIEVRGYAASVEKSINMKRFSNSVVDAVSAEDIGKFPDQTVADALQRIPGVQVEKDLGGESDRVSIRGTAPHLNITLLNGQNVASATASASITRPSRGFNYSLLPAEMVDTLEVYKSAEADIDEGSIGGTVVVKTRKPLDSEANYAALSVKAFHFENADETKPYVSGLYSWKNEAQDFGFNVGFVHKETATQRDSKEVRFGYRSTDANQDGNAEFYPGAVGYNRYASDSDLDTATATFQYAANDNLDFVFNNLYSKSEHESYGTYSSGFILQNIANIENPVIVDGTVVAGDLPAHNNLGYYGNAGYRGEFKTQAHDLKVTYKADDYTVTGQLGYSKADGEVSDVYSEYYANTNASFTLENGTPDVTLSADLSPQDYRLDYNHKNDILNDSDELYAQFDVEYLLDTGFFTAIKAGVKYREHTKAASLIKANYPKVSAAGESFNLGMFASDSTSDGILWQFDNNQYADWISSTSPTSGPYEHLDYTFDLEETVTAGYVKAVFEHNKWRGNMGVRAVKTELDSRSVEYTGRSFAPENIQDVYSSNSYDDFLPSVNINYDFTDDVVLRFAAAKVMSRPDYDFLSARKSGYCAAATGCKGSQGNPDLKPYRSTQYDLSAEWYFNESSILSLAYFYKDIDSYITNTTIEKQWTWTDPDTGVEEVRDFLVTQPQNGLGGENSGFEVNYTQKLMYGFGIQTNYTYSDAELEQTPEQKAAGEEAVLPNNSEDTFNATVYYENTAFSARVSYTYRSEYFYTNYLGLNQYKDGFGQYDLNVSYNISEDFNLIFQAINLTNEEQKATSGNSTGMPDANRPLAIHDYGRRFLIGAQMKF from the coding sequence ATGAATAAAAAATTCTCCACGCTAACTGTTTGCATCAAAAAAGCATTGCTCCCAACTCTTTTACTTGGAACATGTGCACCAGCCTTTGCAGCTGATCAACAAGATGAAAAAAAGAAAGTTACAAAAGAAGATATTGAGCTGATAGAAGTTCGCGGCTATGCGGCGTCAGTTGAGAAAAGTATTAATATGAAACGCTTTTCAAACAGCGTAGTTGATGCAGTTTCTGCTGAAGATATTGGTAAATTTCCTGATCAAACAGTTGCAGATGCATTGCAACGAATTCCTGGCGTGCAAGTAGAGAAAGACTTAGGCGGTGAAAGCGACCGAGTGAGTATTCGTGGTACAGCACCTCATTTAAATATAACGCTGTTAAATGGCCAAAATGTGGCTTCTGCAACGGCTTCGGCATCAATTACACGCCCGTCGCGTGGTTTTAATTACTCATTATTACCAGCAGAAATGGTCGATACTCTCGAGGTTTATAAGTCTGCTGAAGCTGACATTGATGAGGGTTCAATTGGTGGCACTGTTGTAGTAAAAACACGTAAACCGCTTGATAGTGAAGCTAACTATGCAGCGCTTTCAGTAAAAGCATTCCACTTTGAAAACGCAGATGAAACTAAGCCATACGTGTCTGGTTTATATTCATGGAAAAATGAAGCCCAAGATTTTGGTTTTAATGTTGGCTTCGTGCACAAAGAAACAGCAACGCAGCGTGATAGTAAAGAAGTACGTTTTGGATATCGCAGCACAGATGCTAACCAAGATGGTAATGCAGAATTTTATCCTGGGGCAGTGGGTTACAACCGCTACGCAAGTGATAGCGATTTAGATACCGCAACAGCGACATTCCAATACGCTGCAAATGATAACCTTGATTTTGTTTTCAATAACTTATATTCAAAGTCAGAACATGAATCATATGGCACGTATTCAAGCGGTTTTATCCTGCAAAATATTGCTAACATTGAGAACCCCGTTATCGTTGACGGTACGGTTGTCGCCGGTGATTTACCAGCACACAATAACTTGGGTTATTATGGTAATGCGGGCTACCGTGGTGAATTTAAGACTCAAGCTCATGATTTAAAAGTGACTTACAAAGCAGATGATTACACTGTTACAGGTCAGCTAGGTTACAGTAAAGCTGACGGTGAGGTGAGTGATGTTTATTCAGAGTACTATGCCAATACAAATGCGTCATTTACGTTAGAAAATGGTACGCCAGATGTGACTTTATCGGCAGATTTAAGCCCACAAGATTACCGTTTAGATTACAACCATAAAAATGACATACTCAATGACTCTGATGAGCTTTATGCGCAGTTTGATGTTGAATATTTATTAGACACTGGTTTTTTCACTGCAATTAAAGCGGGTGTAAAGTACCGTGAGCATACAAAAGCTGCCAGTTTGATCAAAGCTAACTATCCAAAAGTGTCAGCAGCAGGTGAGAGCTTTAATTTGGGTATGTTTGCAAGCGATTCTACTAGCGACGGCATTTTATGGCAGTTTGATAATAACCAGTATGCAGATTGGATCTCGTCTACTAGCCCAACATCAGGTCCTTATGAGCACCTTGACTACACCTTCGATCTTGAAGAAACCGTTACAGCTGGCTACGTCAAAGCCGTGTTCGAGCACAATAAGTGGCGCGGTAATATGGGCGTACGCGCGGTTAAAACAGAGCTTGACTCTCGTTCAGTTGAGTACACAGGACGTAGTTTTGCGCCTGAAAATATTCAAGATGTATATAGCTCAAATAGCTACGATGACTTCTTACCAAGTGTAAACATTAATTATGACTTTACGGATGATGTTGTGCTTCGCTTTGCTGCGGCTAAAGTAATGTCTCGCCCTGATTACGATTTTTTATCAGCGCGTAAAAGTGGCTACTGTGCAGCGGCAACAGGCTGTAAAGGTTCACAAGGTAATCCAGACTTAAAACCTTATCGTTCGACTCAATATGATTTATCAGCTGAGTGGTACTTTAATGAGTCATCAATATTGTCATTAGCTTATTTCTACAAAGATATTGATTCGTATATCACCAATACAACGATTGAAAAGCAGTGGACATGGACAGACCCTGATACTGGCGTTGAAGAGGTTCGTGATTTCTTAGTGACTCAGCCTCAAAATGGCCTAGGTGGTGAGAATTCGGGCTTTGAAGTGAACTACACTCAAAAGCTTATGTATGGTTTTGGTATTCAAACCAACTATACATATTCAGATGCTGAACTAGAGCAAACACCGGAGCAAAAAGCCGCAGGTGAAGAAGCTGTGTTGCCAAACAACTCAGAAGATACTTTTAATGCGACGGTTTATTATGAAAACACTGCTTTCAGTGCCCGTGTTTCTTATACATATCGTTCAGAATATTTTTATACTAATTACCTTGGCTTAAACCAGTATAAGGATGGTTTTGGTCAATATGATTTAAATGTTAGCTATAACATTTCTGAAGATTTTAATCTTATTTTCCAAGCTATTAACTTAACAAATGAAGAGCAAAAAGCGACTTCAGGTAATAGCACAGGTATGCCAGATGCTAATCGTCCATTAGCAATTCATGATTATGGTCGTCGCTTCTTGATTGGCGCACAAATGAAGTTCTAA